One genomic window of Acomys russatus chromosome 29, mAcoRus1.1, whole genome shotgun sequence includes the following:
- the Tnfrsf8 gene encoding tumor necrosis factor receptor superfamily member 8, which yields MADGLKDRPLKTTCSGDPSYYPGEAAGSCCHRCPSGLSPTQPCPQGPAHCKKRCAPDYYVNEHGYCTACVTCLQGLVEKVPCSGNSSRVCECQPGTYCSTPAVNSCARCFPHSRCSGGKVVKFPGTAEKDTVCELPPPTPGLNCSNPNDCQPLTSHATPQATPTLKSPATDSVRSLLPKGGTHLAQEDAAGLLTAPYYPSSQARAPSPDPGNAEVNMTLELPPPRTLPDFSTSENSEEPASTASTLSLLADAQTSSTLQPTSPLSTGTPFLDPGPVLFWVAMVVVLVGTGSFLLCYWKACRRQIQQKFHLDLGQTFQPKVEPADSRPAEKLTQPKRSGSVTDPSTAHKLSLASPPALETCASVGAACPESMPLLDEGTAGNPLTPRDPPEPRVSTEHTNNRIEKIYIMKADTVIVGSVKTEVPEGWAPAGSVGPELEVDHAPHYPEQETEPPLGSCADVMFSVEEGGKEDHGPTAVPEK from the exons GGTTGTCTCCAACGCAGCCGTGCCCTCAGGGTCCCGCCCACTGCAAGAAGCGATGTGCTCCCGACTACTACGTGAACGAGCACGGGTACTGCACAGCCTGCGTGACCTGTTTGCAAG GCCTCGTGGAGAAGGTTCCGTGTTCCGGGAACTCTTCTCGCGTCTGTGAGTGTCAGCCCGGCACGTACTGCTCTACACCAGCCGTCAATTCCTGTGCCCGCTGCTTTCCACACTCCCGCTGTTCTGGGGGGAAGGTGGTCAAGTTCCCAG GCACAGCGGAGAAGGACACCGTCTGTGAGCTGCCTCCCCCAACACCTGGCCTCAACTGCTCCAATCCAAATGACTGCCAGCCACTTACTAG CCATGCCACTCCtcaggccacacctactctaaagTCCCCGGCCACTGACAGTGTGAGGAGTTTGCTGCCCAAGGGGGGCACCCACCTTGCGCAGGAAGACGCTGCTGGCCTCTTGACGGCTCCATACTATCCCTCTTCCCAGGCACGAGCGCCCAGTCCCGATCCAG GCAATGCAGAGGTGAACATGACCTTGGAGCTGCCACCTCCACGGACCCTCCCTGACTTCAGCACCTCAGAAAACAGCGAGGAGCCTGCCAG TACTGCCTCTACCCTAAGCCTCCTGGCAGATGCGCAGACCAGCAGCACGCTGCAGCCCACCTCGCCCTTGTCCACAGGAACACCATTTCTGGATCCAG GGCCCGTGCTCTTCTGGGTGGCCATGGTAGTGGTGCTGGTCGGCACCGGCTCCTTCCTCCTGTGTTATTGGAAGGCCTGCAGGAGGCAGATCCAGCAGA AGTTTCACCTGGACCTAGGCCAGACCTTCCAGCCCAAGGTGGAGCCGGCGG attCCAGACCTGCTGAGAAGCTAACA CAGCCGAAGAGAAGTGGATCAGTGACAGATCCCAGCACTGCACATAAGCTGAGCCTGGCGAGCCCTCCTGCTCTGGAGACTTGTGCCAGTGTTGGGGCAGCCTGCCCGGAGAGCATGCCACTGCTGGATGAAGGCACAGCTGGGAATCCTTTGACTCCCAGGGACCCTCCAGAGCCCCGGGTATCCACGGAACACACCAATAACAGAATCG AGAAAATCTACATCATGAAAGCGGACACAGTGATTGTGGGCTCTGTAAAGACCGAAGTCCCTGAGGGCTGGGCTCCAGCAGGGTCTGTAGGGCCCGAGTTGGAGGTGGACCATGCCCCCCACTACCcagagcaggagacagagccGCCTCTGGGCAGCTGCGCTGATGTCATGTTctcagtggaggaaggaggaaaagaggaccATGGACCTACAGCCGTCCCTGAGAAGTGA